Genomic segment of Candidatus Rokuibacteriota bacterium:
GCGCGCGGTCGGCGCCTTCGAGCGGCGCCGCGGCGGGATCGGTCATGAGCGCGCGTACCAGCGCCGGGTCCACCTTGAGCTTGCGGAGAAACTCTCCGTGAAGCCGCGTTCAGTGCTCGCAGCCGTTCTCCGCGCTCACGGCCGTGGCGATCATCTCCTTGCGGAGCTTGGAGAGCGCCGACGGCGCGCCGACGGCGCCGTAGAAGTCGAGATGCGCGTGGAGAAGCCGCGGGCTCACGCTGTAGGCGAGGTAGAAGGGGATGACCCGGCCGAGGGCGCGCCTGACGCGCTCGTAGGCCTCCTTCAAGAGACCCTCCGCACGCGCCTCGCCTGTGAAGCTGATCCACGCCATCGTCAGCCCTCCTGGGCCGCGCCGGCCCGGCGACGGGCGAGCGCTCCGCGGGCCGTGCCGAGCACGCCCTTGGGGAAGAAGAAGACCACCAGCACGAAGAGAACGCCGAAGACGAGAAGCCAGCGCTCGGTCAGGCGCTGGGCGATCTCCGAGCCGCCGAGGAGGGCGGCCAGGCCGCGCAGGTCTGGAAGGAGCAGGCGCGCGGTCAGGAGGACGGCGGCGCCGATCAGGCCGCCCCACAGCGTGCCGATCCCGCCGATGATGACCATCAGCAGGACATCCAGCATGAGCGGTACCCCCAGCGCGGACTCCGGATTGACGTAGCGCACCCACATGACGTAGCAGCCGCCGATGATGGCCGCCACCACGCTGGCGAAGGACGAGGAGACGATCTGGAGCGCGAAGGTCGGCACGCCGAGCGCCTCGGCGCGGAGCTCGTTGTCGCGGATGGCCTGGAGCGTGCGGCCGAGCGGCGAGGCCACGAAGCGGGCCATGACGAGAAAGAGCGCCGCGCACACCGCCAGCACGAAGTAGTAGGTGACGAGCTTGCCCGTCACGGGGATGCCCAGGATGCGCCCGCCGTCGTAGCCGATGGCGAAGACGCCGGGCAGCTTGGGCGACAGCCCGTCCTCGCCGCCGCTCAGCGCGCTCCACTGGACGGCCAGGATGCCGGCGAACTCCGCGAAGGCCAGCGTGATCATGGCGAAGAAGATCAGCTTGACGCGCAGGGAGAAGGCGCCGATCAGCACGGCGACGACCGCCGATACCGCCATGGCGATGAGAAAGCCCAGCAGGAGATGGCCGTACGTGGGCGCGCCGAAGCGGCCGACGGAGAGCGCGACCGCGTAGGCGCCGAAGCCGAAGAACATGGCATGCCCGAAGGAGACGATGCCCGTGTAGCCGATCACCACGTCGTAGCTCGCCACGAGCGCGCCGAAGATGGCGATCTTGATCGCGAGGTCGGTGGCCTGAAAGGACGGGATCACGAGCGGCACGAGGGCGAAGAGGCCGAGGGCCAGGAGCCGCAGCCAGACCGTCGGCTGGCGCCAGCGCCGCGCGCGATCCGCCCTGCGCGCCGTCTCGACGGGCGTCGTCACCGCGAGGTTCCGAAGAGACCCGTCGGGCGGATGAGGAGGACCAGGACCATGAGCGCCATGTTGACGCCGAGCGCGGCCTTGGGCAGGAGGAAGGCGACGTAATTGTACGAGAGCCCCACCATGAGCGCGCCCACCAGCGAGCCTGTGACGCTGCCGAGCCCGCCGATGATGACCACGATGAAGGCGAAGATCAGCTGCTCGCCGCCCATGGCGGGACTGACGGACTGACGGAAGACGGCCCACATGAGCCCGCCCACTGCCGCCAGCGCGGAACCCAGGGCGAAGACCCCGGTGAAGTAGCGGTAGATGTTGTGCCCCATCACCTGCACCATCTCGCCGCTCTCGACGCCGGCGCGGACGATCAGCCCCACGCGTGTCCGGTGGAGCAGGAGCAGCAGGCCCGCGTAGACTGCTAAGCCGAGGCCGATGGCGATGACGGGCACGCGCAGGACGATGACGTCCATCACGTCCCACGAGCCCTGGAAGGAGAGCGGCACCGGCATCACCTGGTCGTTCGGGCCCCAGACGATGCGGATCAGCTCCTCAAGGATGATCGTCGCGCCGAGCGTGATCAGGATCTGGAACATGTGCTGGCCGTAGACGGGCCTCACGATCACGCGCTCGATGATGACGCCCAGCGCGAGCGCGACCAGCACGGCGGCGGCCACGGCGGCGAGGAGGGCCAGCGCGTTGAGCCACACCGAGGGCGAGGAGACCCAGCCGGCGTGACGGTTCAGCAGCAGGACCGCGCTGAAGCCCGCGTAGGCGCCCCAGGAGAAGAGCGCGCCGTGGGCGAAGTTCAGCACGTCCATCAGGCCGAAGATCAGCGTGAGCCCCGAGGCGACGAGGAAGATCAGCATACCCATGGCGAGCCCGGCCACCGTGAGCGTAAGGTAGACGCGCGGCTCCATGCCGAGGAGCGGCAGGAGCGCGAGCGCCAGGACGATCAGGGCGGGCGCGGCGCGCTTCATATGCCCAGGTATTTCTTCTTCAGCTCGGCGTCAGCGGCGAGAGAAGCCATCGATCCCTCGCGCACCGTGCGCCCGTCGTCCACGAGGTAGAACTGGTCTGCCAGGGCTTCAGCCATGGCGAAGTTCTGCT
This window contains:
- a CDS encoding carboxymuconolactone decarboxylase family protein — translated: MAWISFTGEARAEGLLKEAYERVRRALGRVIPFYLAYSVSPRLLHAHLDFYGAVGAPSALSKLRKEMIATAVSAENGCEH
- a CDS encoding branched-chain amino acid ABC transporter permease; translated protein: MKRAAPALIVLALALLPLLGMEPRVYLTLTVAGLAMGMLIFLVASGLTLIFGLMDVLNFAHGALFSWGAYAGFSAVLLLNRHAGWVSSPSVWLNALALLAAVAAAVLVALALGVIIERVIVRPVYGQHMFQILITLGATIILEELIRIVWGPNDQVMPVPLSFQGSWDVMDVIVLRVPVIAIGLGLAVYAGLLLLLHRTRVGLIVRAGVESGEMVQVMGHNIYRYFTGVFALGSALAAVGGLMWAVFRQSVSPAMGGEQLIFAFIVVIIGGLGSVTGSLVGALMVGLSYNYVAFLLPKAALGVNMALMVLVLLIRPTGLFGTSR
- a CDS encoding branched-chain amino acid ABC transporter permease, which produces MTTPVETARRADRARRWRQPTVWLRLLALGLFALVPLVIPSFQATDLAIKIAIFGALVASYDVVIGYTGIVSFGHAMFFGFGAYAVALSVGRFGAPTYGHLLLGFLIAMAVSAVVAVLIGAFSLRVKLIFFAMITLAFAEFAGILAVQWSALSGGEDGLSPKLPGVFAIGYDGGRILGIPVTGKLVTYYFVLAVCAALFLVMARFVASPLGRTLQAIRDNELRAEALGVPTFALQIVSSSFASVVAAIIGGCYVMWVRYVNPESALGVPLMLDVLLMVIIGGIGTLWGGLIGAAVLLTARLLLPDLRGLAALLGGSEIAQRLTERWLLVFGVLFVLVVFFFPKGVLGTARGALARRRAGAAQEG